The Pseudovibrio sp. M1P-2-3 genome contains a region encoding:
- a CDS encoding MerR family transcriptional regulator yields the protein MLSLGQAAKEAGIAKSTLSRAIKEGKVSAEKLQNGSYKIDPAELFRAFPAKQSEPVAQPTIGPFATPENTVNLLIENKVMQRELDVLRERLAEKDQQLQEQRLMSETALDDARTDRDHWRQQATALLEDKRPEAPSSRASSFERLIKIFSPRS from the coding sequence GTGCTATCACTTGGACAGGCGGCAAAAGAAGCCGGAATTGCCAAATCAACGCTCAGTCGAGCGATTAAAGAGGGCAAGGTTTCTGCGGAAAAATTGCAAAATGGATCTTATAAAATAGATCCGGCCGAACTTTTTCGGGCTTTTCCTGCGAAACAGTCCGAACCGGTTGCGCAACCCACGATTGGACCTTTTGCAACCCCTGAAAATACCGTCAATTTGCTGATTGAAAACAAGGTGATGCAGCGTGAACTTGATGTCTTGCGTGAACGGCTTGCAGAAAAAGACCAGCAGCTGCAAGAGCAGCGCCTCATGAGCGAAACTGCCTTGGACGATGCCCGTACCGACCGCGATCACTGGCGCCAGCAAGCCACCGCTCTTTTGGAAGACAAACGCCCAGAAGCACCCTCCTCCCGAGCGAGCAGCTTTGAGCGCCTTATCAAGATCTTTTCCCCGCGCAGTTGA
- a CDS encoding type II toxin-antitoxin system RelE/ParE family toxin, whose translation MAIDYLAENPTAGDEIQGTGGVRKIRVPLQGRGKRGGARIIYYYMDDTFPIYALLAYPKNAKTDLTSDEKKAAKTLVTALKKARKVMK comes from the coding sequence ATGGCGATTGACTACCTAGCCGAGAACCCAACTGCTGGAGATGAAATCCAAGGCACCGGTGGTGTTCGGAAGATTCGAGTTCCTCTGCAAGGCCGTGGTAAGCGTGGTGGTGCCCGTATCATCTACTACTACATGGATGACACATTTCCAATTTACGCGCTACTAGCTTACCCGAAGAATGCAAAAACTGATTTGACTAGCGATGAAAAGAAAGCGGCAAAGACACTCGTAACCGCTCTCAAGAAAGCGAGAAAGGTGATGAAATGA
- a CDS encoding helix-turn-helix domain-containing protein: MSSFGEELLQSLNEALAHAKGEGQAIVHAPLEAKQVRKKAQLTQKQMAPLMGMSLSGYRKWEQGKRCMSGPAATLLHVMDREPKAFRRAVLEYQE, translated from the coding sequence ATGAGTTCGTTTGGTGAGGAACTATTGCAATCTCTTAACGAAGCGCTTGCCCATGCTAAAGGAGAGGGACAAGCAATCGTGCATGCCCCTTTGGAAGCTAAACAAGTCCGCAAAAAAGCCCAGCTAACACAGAAGCAAATGGCTCCGCTCATGGGTATGAGCCTTTCTGGTTATCGTAAATGGGAACAGGGTAAACGGTGCATGAGTGGCCCTGCCGCAACCCTACTCCACGTCATGGATAGAGAGCCTAAAGCTTTCCGACGTGCAGTACTAGAATATCAGGAGTGA